The window TAGCTTGTGAAATCAGCACTTTTTTAACCGATGGAACAgattataagtttatattttggGGAATATATTAACCGCATTATTATTAAATgagaaattttcatgtttttggaaaattattttatttcgctTCCTGGAGTAAAAgttcataattatatattaaaaaagaaatttgtctataaaaaaaaacaaaaggcaGTAATAAATAacgataaatttaaaattataggaTCTAGTTAATAAGGATGAATGGGCATGTTGGGTAAGATATGTTTTTGAATAGTAAATACTTTTTCTCCAAAAAGATGCATTTTCATCATTTCGTTCATTTATTAATACCTGGACATTTCTTTTAAGCCTAGCTTGAGTTATAATTCATTTCCCACAATTCTAACAGTGTGGGGATCGTCTTCCTTCttgcttttttcatttttcaccTGGTGACTGGAAATACAAAtgtagatgaaaataaaaacgaCGCCAAAGCAACAGAACTCAGACGCAAATGGGGAGCAGAGGAAATTATCAGAGACTTAGAGTAGGTTTCAATTTGATTTGTTAATTAATGTATAACGTTTAAATGTATACggacattaatattatatatatatatagttttaaggatGTGTGATCAATGTTATAAGCCAACAAACAGCAGAGAGTGTCGTCATTGTTTTTGATAATTAACCGTAGCTGTGTAGAACTAAGTAAACTTGAGCATATTTGACGGTTAAGCCTGCATTAATGTAGCTGTTCAGTTGACAAGATCTTATCAAATTTAATACCAGTCTAAGATATGCAGCATTCGTAACTGAGTTGACATACATAAAGTGACAGTATTACCTGTACTCAACACGTGGCGATTAAGTGTGCAtataacaagtacagaacacTAAGTCAGGAAAAGAGGAACTGTATTTTAAAGCATTACTGTCACTTCCAGTTATGCTATATATTGTGCAACTATTACGAAGCTGGTGAATAGAACAAGCAATAAATATGATTCCATTtaagatacattttaaattatcgtTTAAACAATTTTCATCTGTGGTTTAGTAACTAAAAAATGTGTAACAGTATATACTGTTAGACGTTGTTGTACCTAAGATGTTCTTTGCTAACTACGGACACTTAGATTTTAATGTTATCGTACGTGAAATCCTTTTTATACTAAGCATTGCCATTTTTAAGTGGTCTTGTAGGTAATGTGTTCTTGGCTTTCGCTTTACACGAGGGGTTATAATGGTGGCAGCAATTTTTACAAGCTTCGTATGTAAACAGTTCAAACctataaattgtaatttaagaTATTTACAAAACAGTACAGACATCATAAGCAAATCAGATTGTAAAAACGAAAACGTTGAAAGTTATCGACGAcattataagttaattaattatcaGCTAATTAAGCGTGTTGGGAACgagatgttttaaaatgtttctgaattaTTGTTTTCTACAAGAGATGAGTTAGAGAAAAGTTATTGCATAACGTTAGTCTTAAAAATAAGGTTAGTTAAGCTAGCGAAAGTCTCTTGACGACAGGACCAGTCGTGGTCCAATGGTTAGCGTACCGGAATTTGATCAAAGGTTCAAGACATGATGTGTTTGAACACACTTCGTATTTtaagctgtggaggtgttataactGTTACAGTCAATCTCGCTATTAGGGTAGTAGTAGCTGCATAGGCGACTGTTTGACCTCATTTCTTTAGCAATTCAAAATTAGTGGTAACTAAACCCAAACTCTTGGAGCCTCTGACCTGAATAATCTAGCCCAGAAGCGCATAAGGTGCTAGTTCAGGTTGAAATTTCCCTTTATTCTTCTTGCTATGGTGACAGCTGTTGGCTGATTCGAGAGCTTGAAGCCACGCTGCAATTTTCATTTGCTTTGGTATATAAAACCAGCATATGATCTAGCATTAAAACAATCTGTTTTAAATAGATGCGGGCAAGTAAagcgaagaaaaaaaaattaggaagaGGGGAAAAGTTCGTGTTTTAATAAGATATTAAACGTGCTGTTTCTTCTTCAAGGTACAAATAATTAGACGTTTTAcacactaaatttaaaaaaatctcctTTTCGTAAAGTAGTTCGTGGAGAACATTTAAGACGATCGAGTTCCCCTTACAAATCATTGTTGAACACTGTAgatatagtgtttgttttttggaatttcgccaaaaggtacacgagagctatctgcgctagtcgtccctaatttagcagtgtaagactagagggaaggcagttactcatcgccacccaccacaaactcatagattactcttttatcaatgaatagtgggattgaacgtaacattataacgcccccacagctgaaagggcgagcatgtttgatgtgacagggattcatcACACAAAGAAACAACTCTGTTAGCACATCTTTATCATAGTTTCACATACCTCTTTAAAGTACATTAACTAACACATATAAGAATATCCGTGTTTAAACACTCAAATCAACACTTTATTTCTCTtgtgaaaattgtttatttttattgttttcttcatcGCACACTTTAGGTGATTGGGCAAAAGCAAATTAGAAAGTCTATAAAAACTGACGCACCAAAAGCAGAAACGGATGTTTTTATATGATAGTAAAAAGCTTCGGAAAGTGTCAGgatataatttttaatagtataaagACTGGGTACGTTTAAAAGAACAACTCCACAGAAAATCACTAAACTTTTTATCTGTCAGAAAGACTTTAGTACACGTTAATAAACCGAATAtataaatgttgaaaacatttattgagattGACAGCTTATTTTAGAATATGATTGAATTACTGACGACTACATTTTTGTACAACAGCCGGagatcagtttgttttatttaattaacagcATATGTTGTCTGTTCATTAAGAATGGCTTTTGCAAGCCTCTGAGATTATTTTATGctataaataataagtcagttaatacaaaagatttttttttaaatataatatacagtcacattaaAGAAGACGTTAATAACCTTATGGAACTACAAGAAGCGGGAACGATTTCCTCCAGTGacgctttgttttatttttttcggTAAGTAATTTCCAAAACACTCTTATTTTTAATTGGGTGACTACTTTTCCAACTTTCATTAGCGCCTCAATACgataagaatattttcttttgattttcaAATGCCATTGTTTAAAAAAGAACTATCATTGTAATCTTTCACTATTTTGTATGTTTTGCATTGCGACCGTATATCTATCAGTATTTCATGTTTTACAGGATGTTAAATTTAGACCAcgtaacttttcttttttttaatataccagCATGCACGACTTTGATGACAATAAGGTGTTAGATGGCTTAGAATTAATTACCGCTGTACGTCATTCTTTTGACCGCTCGAGCGAAACGGAGAGTCAATATTCCTTGGATGAATTCATCCGTAAGTAAAAGGGCATGTTTACAGATTACCAATAGTTATGCTTGTTTGATCAATTTAACAGACATTAGCAGTTGTTGTAATCAGGTTAGCTATCTAAAGAATGACGACTCACATCAccttctgaattattttaaaatagattattttgaTAATGTAGTGAAATGATAAATCTTTGCAGTTTTAGTGTAATAGTTATACCATAACTAACTGTGAATAAGTCTTTCAACCGAGGAAAAGATAATCAGTAATGGATTTAAATATATCTGAGGTGGCTGTAATTTGTTATGGTAACCACACATTACAACTTTAATAATCAATTTCATCATAAATATCGAAGTACAAAAACGTAAAATAGTGGTGgttataaaaacttcaaataagATGATGAATTTCAAgtggtttttgaatttttttcttaataattcttaaattttttaGCGATTGTTGACAGTTTTTACAAGTACGACATGAACAATGATGGGTTTCTCACGTATCCAGAAATACGAATGAATCTTGGAGATACCATTCAGACAGAAGAACCCGTACAAAAATACCACAGACATTCAAGTTCTAGCTAAGATATTATCTGGTTCTTCACTTAATTTTACGTTTCAACTTCTTAAATATAGCACCATGCTTGTAACGAACGTGTAAAGTTACATAGGTTGTATTTGAATatagataaagtttgttttaaggtataaaactatatatgttGAAACAATCTAAGgtggtatataaaacatttataacaaggaaaataaaaattacattactttCTATTAGGTGTGCAATAATATCATCATTCTATTATAAAGAGCACATTAATGAGCACTGTACTAGATATATCTTTATGtacgaaaatatttaattttttaacttagaAAATGGGACCACTGAATTACCAGTGCCATTTGGAATTGTTGAGGGGCTGTTACGATCTTCTGCAGTGTTGTTTGTTCGAATAAGAATAAAACAGCAAACTGTGTTGATACTGTGATTAGATTTGTTATTTATTAGAGATTAActcttacagaaaatattgagTGGACTGTATAAGGGTTACCACACGTGAGATAAAAGAGCAAAATccaaattttctaaatatattggTCACAATCGATAACAGTACAGATAGGGGATAAAAATcgcgtctgtttgtttttgaatttcgtgcaaagctactcgagggttagcTGCCCTGGCCTTGCCGGGCTGGAAATGGCGTCTACCTAAAAGTAGCGGGTGGACGCCACCCTTGAGTTTAACACTGTTCGTTATTCCTTTTTATTCCCACATGCTTTAAACTCAAGAagttattttactaatgaataattatattttgatcaatTTTTTTATCGCTGGATGAACTGGACTATGAGGAAAACAAGACAATAAGAGCTTGTACGGTttggcatgacctggtggttaataatacggtcaataccactattcgtgggtaaaagagtagccagccCAAAGAGCTGGCGGTTGGTGATGTTGACTATTTGCCTTTCTTCCAGCCTATCACTTAAATTGTTGacaacctcgtgtagctttgcgcgaaattcaataaacaaaagaaCAAGCAAAAATAAGTTGTTTCGCGACCAAGTATTATAACGAAATGACGACTACTCATAAAAGTCCAAATTAGCTACCACTCTCGATGACACAGGTTAACCCTCTTTTTCTATTATTCATTCATACACGTttgtaaattaaacttatttcttaTTTCATGATGAAAGGGCCTCTAcaacatgaaaaaaaagaaagaaatgtagcTAGGAATGGGTTAGTTTTCCAACCTCTCGGGGCAAGGCAtagccgggtggttaaggcactcgactcataatccgaaagtcgcggattcgaatccccgtcacatcaaacatgctcgccctctcagtcgtgggggcgttataatgttatggttaatcccactattcgttggtaaaagtatagcccaagagttggcggtgggtggtgatgactagctgccttccctccagtcttatacttctaaatttgggacggctagcgcagatagcccttgtgtagctttgcgcgaaattcaaaaacaaacaaatctacccCACGAAAGATATAAGCCTCGacgcccccccgctagtacaactgaatgtctccggatttacaacgctaaaatcagggcttcgattccccgcggtgggctccgcagatagcccgatgtggctttgttataagaaaaacacacaaaaacagatAAGCCTCGATATACTGCTGAATATACTccttttttttaccttttctatgAACAGTACTAAATTA of the Tachypleus tridentatus isolate NWPU-2018 chromosome 13, ASM421037v1, whole genome shotgun sequence genome contains:
- the LOC143241109 gene encoding longistatin-like; amino-acid sequence: MANNKTIRERQFNFMLCSSVGIVFLLAFFIFHLVTGNTNVDENKNDAKATELRRKWGAEEIIRDLDHIKEDVNNLMELQEAGTISSSDALFYFFRMHDFDDNKVLDGLELITAVRHSFDRSSETESQYSLDEFIPIVDSFYKYDMNNDGFLTYPEIRMNLGDTIQTEEPVQKYHRHSSSS